In Paenibacillus dendritiformis, the DNA window TTCGAACTGTGTCATGACTGCCCCCGGTGCGCGGAGCCGCTGACGTCTGAACCGTTGGAAGAACTGTACCCGGAAGCAAGGTGCTGGCATGTCCGGAGTGCCGGAAAGAGAAGCTGGAGATTAGCCTTTCATGGATTGGGATTAGTCGGCTTGCCAGGAGCTATTCGAATAGCAATGTTCCCGATTATTTTGCAGCCGTTGAGCGCAAAGATTTTGATGCTTATCTCGATGACCTGAAGGGTCCTTACTTCGTGATGGAAGAGGAGACAGGCGCCATTGTCGCCTGCGGCGGGTACGCGGCTGAAGAGGAAGATCCTACGATTGCCGTGCTCTGTTGGGGAATGGTCCGTCGCGATCTTCACCGCTGCGGGTTCGGCCGACAGCTTCTGGCCGAGCGGTTGCGGCGAATTGCGGCGGAGCCGCAACTCCCGCGTGACGATCGAGACATCGCAATACAGCCGCGCTTTTTTCGAACGGTTCGGGTTCACTGCGGAAAGGGTCGTCCCGGACGGCTTCGCGCCGGGCTTGGGGAAGTTTTATGCCCGCTTAGCCTTATCCCTTGTTGCATGGAGCGGAACATTCCCCCGAACCGGCTTCTCCCATTTCCAGCTTGAGTTGTGCAATCCGCTTTTCGCCCCAATCGTACATCATCTGAATGATCGGCAGCAGGGTCATCCCCAGCTCGGTCATCGAGTATTCCACGCGCGGCGGCACTTCCGGGTACACTTCCCGGTGGACGATCCCGTCCTCCATCAGTTCTTTCAGTTGGCTCGTCAGCATTTTATGCGTAATTTTGGGGAACAGGCGCTGCAGCTCGCTGAAGCGATGCGGCCCTTCTACCCCGAGATGCCAGAGGATGACCACCTTCCACTTGCCGCTGAACATGGAGAGGGTCAGTTCCTTGGAACAGGTAAAATCGCCGTTTTTGAGCTTTTCCTTGATTTCTTTTCGAATGTCGGACATCGGGTAACCTTCACCTCTTTGTGATTCTAGCCAATAGTACCTTTTTCGTAACCATCGTACAAAAAAGTGCATTCTTTCCGCCCTTCGCGATACGGGCTATAATGGCGTTGAATGAACATCATTCTTCTTATATTGTAAAGGAGTGACGCGACAATGTCTAAAAAAGTGCTGATTCTTACTGGCGATGCGGTCGAAGCATTGGAAGCATACTATCCTTATTATCGTTGCCTGGAGGAAGGATTCGAAGCGACCATCGCTTCGCCGACGGATACGAAAGTGCTGCATACCGTCGTCCACGATTTTGAAGACTGGCAGACGTTTACGGAAAAGCGGGGCTACCAGTTGGAAGCCCATGCTTCGTTCGAGCAGATCGATCCTGAGCAATACGATGCCCTGATTATCCCGGGCGGACGGGCACCGGAGCATATTCGCCTGCATAAGGATTTCCCGCGGATTGTCCGCCATTTCTTCCAAAAGGATAAACCGGTCATGATCCTGTGCCATGCCAGCGTGGCGCTGACCGTGATCGCCGAAGAGATCAAAGGGCGGGAAATGACGGCCTACTTCGCTTGCCGTCCGGAAGTGGAAGCGGCAGGGGCGAAGTATGTGGAGACCCGGTTCCATGTGGATCGCAACCTGATCTCCGGCCATGCATGGAACGACTTGCCGCAGCTGATGAGAGAATTCGTGAAGCAGGTCAATGCTTTGGCTTAAGTAGAGAAAAATTGTTACTTTGTAATGATGACAAAGGATAAGAAAAAATGAAGTACTTATAAGTAATAAATCTTATTTTCCCGAAGGCAAAACCACTCTGTGTTTTGTCTTTTTTATGCGTATTCATATGGTAATATATAGGTGGTAGATTATTTTCCTTGCTGCTGAAGGGGTGAGATTGTGAGTACCGCAGCTACGAAACCAACGAGCTTGGGGGAGCTGATACAGCACCATCGGAAGAGGAAGGGAATGAGCCTGATTTTCAATCCATCTTGTCCATTGCTGTTGTATTAGGCATTCCCCATAGCGATATCGTAGAACAGTACATCCAGATTGAGTGAAACCGCCTGATGCAAGGAATAGTAACCCATTAATTTGCTCCAGGTATGCTGATTATTTACGGGTTAAGGGAGAATGCTACTTAGCATTAGGCGACTTTGAACAGTGTATTACTGATATGGTGGAAAGCGCCTCATGGTTTTCCAAAGTCAACGATTCAGCTAAAGAAAAGAATGCCTTAACACCGTGATGCGTATCCATTTAGAGCGCAGTGTTTCCCCGAAATTTACATTTGAAAAATTGAGTGCGTACTTTGCTCAAGAAATGGAGGGTTAAGTATGAAGAACTTGATTAAAAAACTATAGTCTAAATCCCTTCTTTACACAGTTGTCCTTCTAACAGCGGTTGCGGCATTCTCCGGTGACTCTGGAAGCATCCATCCTTGGTAAAGCACCTCAATGGTGCTTTTTTAATATTCAAAACATCCGTTCATATATCCACAAATTAGTTTATGCTATAATGGCTATCGCCTGCACTATTCTCCCGCTAACCCCGCAATCCTTCACTTTTCTCCGCCGGACGGGTTGCCTTCAACCGCATCCTCTTTATAGTATTATCAAAACGGTATCCGTTTGTTATAATGTCGGAACGAAGTTCAA includes these proteins:
- a CDS encoding winged helix-turn-helix transcriptional regulator, yielding MSDIRKEIKEKLKNGDFTCSKELTLSMFSGKWKVVILWHLGVEGPHRFSELQRLFPKITHKMLTSQLKELMEDGIVHREVYPEVPPRVEYSMTELGMTLLPIIQMMYDWGEKRIAQLKLEMGEAGSGECSAPCNKG
- a CDS encoding GNAT family N-acetyltransferase gives rise to the protein MLACPECRKEKLEISLSWIGISRLARSYSNSNVPDYFAAVERKDFDAYLDDLKGPYFVMEEETGAIVACGGYAAEEEDPTIAVLCWGMVRRDLHRCGFGRQLLAERLRRIAAEPQLPRDDRDIAIQPRFFRTVRVHCGKGRPGRLRAGLGEVLCPLSLIPCCMERNIPPNRLLPFPA
- a CDS encoding DJ-1/PfpI family protein, which produces MSKKVLILTGDAVEALEAYYPYYRCLEEGFEATIASPTDTKVLHTVVHDFEDWQTFTEKRGYQLEAHASFEQIDPEQYDALIIPGGRAPEHIRLHKDFPRIVRHFFQKDKPVMILCHASVALTVIAEEIKGREMTAYFACRPEVEAAGAKYVETRFHVDRNLISGHAWNDLPQLMREFVKQVNALA